A section of the Glandiceps talaboti chromosome 8, keGlaTala1.1, whole genome shotgun sequence genome encodes:
- the LOC144438783 gene encoding uncharacterized protein LOC144438783 produces MSSYPPHVSGPQSQDVQAISIVPIAITSAMCQQQPYTQVRCPEPMKTLGGLTSFTQGNVPELPKVTVVCKKEEKQYPRKKVKRCHVHNCEQTTDRYKSDPWMCKYHKNKAYKEAHKRRKELKQQQEKQQQKAMVIGDMNSNASRDSSASASSASPMETECQHKCNRSSSSDFMKYQPHISMLEQVLNEKKLALMRSPQVLEFIRQYQKKKEPKSVSRTRTSLDDQN; encoded by the exons ATGTCTTCATACCCACCACACGTTTCAGGACCACAAAGCCAAGATGTTCAAGCCATCTCGATAGTACCGATCGCGATAACATCGGCGATGTGTCAGCAGCAACCGTACACCCAGGTTCGATGTCCGGAGCCGATGAAAACACTTGGCGGATTAACAAGCTTCACCCAGGGCAATGTTCCCGAACTACCAAAAGTGACCGTGGTGTGTAAGAAGGAAGAAAAACAATATCCAAGGAAGAAAGTCAAGAGATGTCATGTGCATAATTGTGAACAAACAACAGATAGATACAAATCGGACCCATGGATGTGTaaatatcacaaaaacaaaGCTTACAAAGAAGCTCACAAACGTAGAAAAGAACTCAAACAACAAcaggaaaaacaacaacaaaaagctATGGTTATTGGTGATATGAATTCAAATGCATCAAGAGAT AGCAGTGCCAGTGCCAGCAGTGCCAGTCCAATGGAGACAGAGTGTCAACATAAATGCAATAGAAGCAGTAGTAGTGATTTTATGAAATATCAACCACATATATCAATGCTGGAACAAGTGTTAAATGAAAAGAAACTG GCTCTTATGAGGTCACCACAAGTGCTTGAATTCATACGACAGTATCAAAAGAAAAAAGAACCCAAGAGTGTTTCCAGAACAAGGACTTCTTTGGATGACCAAAACTAG